From the Kitasatospora viridis genome, one window contains:
- a CDS encoding methyltransferase: MDPRSDGEHLAQLLDGHITTQLIAAAVRFGIPDLLGEEVVAVPRLSAASGIRLAELPRFLYALQRIGLVEAVGAGEFKATPMMRHLRSGTGGLHGHALMAGKIYYDVWADLDHTLRTGGSAFDHHGGSLWDHLAKEPETAAAFTRTMNWNTGRILDELTALYPFPETGIIADLGAGEGTVTAGLAERLPGAGFVVFEQPSVIGNTRRALAELGVADRCSFVSGDFLEQVPPGADLYLLKSVLHNWGDPAADRILRNCRAAMAGRGRLLVIEHAADSVDPVAAAMRDMIMLVLFGGRDRTVGEYGALLEAAGFEVSRTWSGSAGLRLLEAVPR, translated from the coding sequence ATGGACCCCAGATCCGACGGCGAGCACCTGGCTCAGCTGCTGGACGGGCACATCACCACCCAGTTGATCGCCGCCGCGGTGCGCTTCGGCATCCCCGACCTGCTCGGGGAGGAGGTCGTCGCCGTGCCCCGGTTGAGCGCGGCCAGCGGAATCCGCCTTGCCGAATTGCCGCGATTCCTCTACGCCCTGCAGCGGATCGGACTCGTCGAAGCGGTGGGGGCCGGGGAATTCAAGGCCACCCCGATGATGCGTCACCTCCGCAGCGGGACCGGTGGTCTGCACGGGCACGCGCTGATGGCGGGAAAGATCTATTACGACGTCTGGGCCGACCTGGACCACACGCTGCGCACCGGCGGATCGGCATTCGACCACCACGGTGGCAGCCTCTGGGACCACCTCGCGAAAGAACCGGAGACGGCCGCCGCGTTCACCAGGACGATGAACTGGAACACCGGCCGGATCCTGGACGAACTGACCGCCCTCTACCCCTTTCCGGAGACCGGGATCATCGCCGACCTGGGAGCTGGTGAGGGCACGGTCACGGCCGGCCTGGCCGAACGGCTCCCGGGGGCCGGGTTCGTGGTCTTCGAGCAGCCCTCGGTGATCGGGAACACCCGCCGGGCACTGGCGGAACTCGGTGTCGCGGATCGCTGCTCGTTCGTCTCCGGCGACTTCCTGGAGCAGGTCCCGCCGGGCGCCGACCTGTACCTGCTCAAGTCCGTGCTGCACAACTGGGGTGATCCCGCGGCGGACCGGATCCTGCGCAACTGCCGTGCCGCGATGGCCGGTCGGGGACGGCTGCTGGTCATCGAGCACGCCGCCGACAGCGTCGACCCGGTCGCCGCCGCGATGCGCGACATGATCATGCTGGTGCTGTTCGGCGGCCGGGACCGCACCGTCGGCGAGTACGGCGCACTCCTTGAGGCCGCCGGCTTCGAGGTCTCCCGGACCTGGTCCGGCTCGGCGGGCCTGCGCCTGCTGGAGGCCGTTCCCCGCTGA